The DNA window ACagccctttccaacccaaaccgtgCTGTGATTCCACAATCCAGCTCCATAATTCCCATGGGAACTGaaatgctggccctgcctgaggCCATAttcagctgccctctctgccctGCCACCCCTGCACAGCCATCCCAGCCTGatccagcagcatccccagaaCTCACCCCAGGCACTCAGCACCCCCAGGATCAAACCACCACTGCACGTTTTCAAACCACCACTGCATTTTCAGGGTCCCCTGAGCTTACCCTCTTGCCTACTCTGGGATTTATTCATGCAGATGAGTCCCTAATCCAATTAGTGGGATGAGGAGTTCCAGAAGGTTTGACAATAAGCTCTGTGAACATCAGACCCACTCCCCCAGCACCCCACTCTCCCTGCCAGCTCACCCTGCTTTacttccctgctgcaggagcatgAACCACCCATTCCCAGCACGGCTTCAGTCAGTCCTTGGTGGCTGGAATGAGCACTGGGGATGCTCAATAATTCCCCTGCCAAGGAAACCCTGTGTCCCTGATGGATCTGATCCCTCAGATACACACCCACAGCCAAACCAGCCATTCATTGAAAACAAATCCTGACCACCCTGTCTCACCTCAGGCTGGATAACACTGGCATTTCAAGCATCCAGCCCTTGGCATTTCAGGatggaaaattcccagcttGTGCCAGTTGTGCCCTGTGCAATGTTTGTGCTGGTAATGCTTTTGTTTCCATAAATCCTATTAGCTGGAGGCAAGCCTATAATTAGCAGGGAAAGCCGGCACCTCTGAAACAATAATCAAAAATGACCTGGCTTTGCTCTGGCCTCGCTGGAAATTGCTTGCATATTGCTCTGAGTTTGGATGGATGGTTGAATGGGTGGCTCTGAAAGCCATTCCCACTATTTCTGTCTGCAGGATGTGTGTGCTTAGTGAAATTATTCACCCAGTTTGTGCTTCTCTCTGGGTTTATTGACTCGGTTCACTCACACGTGAAAGTAGAGGCAGATTGGAGCCACAGGCTCTGATCCAGGTCAAGGGATTTGTCTGGGCTGTGCAGGATGGGTGCTGCCAGATGACCTGGGGTGCTGGTGACCCTCTTGGGGGAACCCATGTTGAAGGTGGAGTGTCCTGGAGTGGGGTCAGCTACCCaaagctgctggggcagggggcaAAGCCTGAGGGCACCTCACCAGGGAGGATGGCCAAGGCCTTCAGCCTCAGTCACCTGCCAGGGACCTACCTCTGTGGGCATGGACATGACCTGAGAAGCCAACAGAGGTGAAGCTGTGTCACTGACCTGCTCAGTGGGTCAGTGAAGGGCGTAAATCCTGCCAGATTGGGTCACTGACCTGCACAGTGAGTCAGAGAAGGGGTAAATCCTGCCAGATTGGGTCACTCACCTGCTCAGTGAGTCAGAGAAGGGGGTAAATCCTGCCAGATTGGGTCACTCACCTGCACAGTGGGTCAGAGAAGGGGTAAATCCTGCCAGATTGGGTCACTCACCTGCTCAGTGGGTCAGAGAAGGGGTAAATCCTGCCAGATTGGGTCACTCACCTGCACAGTGGGTCAGAGAAGGGGTAAATCCTGCCAGATTGGGTCACTCACCTGCTCAGTGGGTCAGAGAAGGGGTAAATCCTGCCAGATTGGGTCACTCACCTGCACAGTGGGTCAGAGAAGGGGTAAATCCTGTCAGCTTGTGCTTTGGAGGAGATGGCTCAGGCTGCCTGATGTGTGTCCCTGTCagggcacctctgtgacctcctgctccagcacagctgtgctgctcaaCAAACACCAGAGCATCACAGGGAACTTTCACACAGATAGATGCTTGTTTTGCAGCTCTTTGGCTTCCTGCAGGCACATCCCACCCTGCCTGaacccagggcagcagctccaggggttCTCCTGCCCTGGTGCTGTCACGGGCTGGGCAATGTTGGGCAGGATGCTCAGCCCCACACCTGCTCCAGCTCTAGcagctctgtcccctctccctgctctgtgccacaaCCTGGATCACTGTGCTTTGTCCCCCTGGTCCCTGGGCTTTGTtcacagccagtgccagccccctgtgtcccccagctcACAGCGAGGGCAGCTGGGCTCACTGGGGTtgttacagggcttgcaagggtcttcagggtgaagagagaggcgagaatcttgacttcatgttcagaaggcttgatttattattttatgttatatattacattataactatactacaaagaatagaaggaaagttctcagaaactagctaagctaagaatgaaaaggaatgaataacaaaggtctaTGTCCAGGCAGAAAGCGAGAACAACTCTgtcgtgagtggtcagtaaatccaaacatccacctgagaccaatcacggatccacctgttgcattccacagcagcagataaccactgtttacatttcttgctgaggccacagcttctcagaagggagaaaaaccttaaagaaaagatttttatgaaaagatgtctgtgacagggggTGGCTATTTGCTGTATATACAAACAGCAAAAGGGGAGCAAGCAGCCTAATCCCGTCTGTGAACAACAGATACCTCTGCTGGCTAACGGTGCTGGAGGAGCTCGGCTGGAATAAAGGGGGCGGGAGCCGGTGGGGGCTGCCCCGAAGCGAGGGAGCAGCGGGAAGccgggcaggaggagcagcaggagcagcaggaggaggagcaggaggagcagcaggaggaggaggatcgGAGGATGCCGGCGCTGAGCGCGTTGCCGTTCCTGAAGCCGGCGCAGCTGCGCTCGCCCCGCAGCCCGCCCGGGGGCCAGCGCCGGCACACGCTGCCCGCCAGCGAGTTCCGCTGCCTCGGGCCCGGCGACGCCGCCAGCGTGTTCGAGATCGAGCGCGAAGGTACCGGAGATCCCGTCTGCTGcatcccctggctgctcccagcctctTGTGCTCCTTGTAGCGGCGAATTCCCCTGTGGGGGCCCCCGTGGTCCTGGCTTGGGGCCACCACGGGCTCCCTAATTGGGGAAGCACGGCCCCAGCTCACCCTTGTAGGAGCCCTAAACAACCCTGTGAAAGACGGGATAGCAAAAGGGGAAGTGGGAGAAAGGACACCAcgctctgcctcctcctgcacagGGGCACTTTGAGGTGCCACTCTGGCAacatttccccatttcctccaCCATAGCTTCCCTCACCCAACCCATTTCTCCCTCCTCTccgagggcaggggcagccaggGCGATGCTGAGATGCTCAATTCATCACCTGCTGCTGTAGCTCTGGAGCTAGCAGAAGCAGGAGCTGGTCACTGGGCTATGGGGAAACTCACCTAGCCCATTTCTCCCTCATCTCCAAGCACAGGGGCAGCCAGGAAGATGCTGAGAGGGAGGGCTCAATTCAGCACCAGCAGAATCAGAAGCTGGTCACTAGGCCATGGGGAACTGCCTCTGGAGAAGCAGAACTGCTCCCTGGGACCATCTGTGTCCCTCAGACCTCCATTAGacccagcaggcagcaggacACGTGCCATCTCTCCCCACCACATCCCATTTTCCCTACCCTACGTCAGTGCTGGGAGTGTTTCTGGGTCGGGTGTGCTTTGTGTCTCTCACTGTGTTCACCACTGCCCCCTCCAGCCTTTATTTCGGTTTCTGGGGACTGTCCCCTGCACCTGGATGAGATCCGACACTTCCTGAACCTGTGCCCGGAGCTGTCCCTCGGCTGGTTTGAGGAAGGGCGGCTCGTGGCCTTCATCATCGGCTCCCTCTGGGACCAGGAGAGGCTCAGCCAGGTATGACCCAGTCCTTCCCCCTCGGGCACCACCAGGGAGGGCACCAGCTGGTGTGAGGGGAGCAATCCAGGGCACCCTGGGGCACCTCAGCCTCAGGGCAGAAGGGGCAAATGCAGCCTCGGGTGATCCAGTGAAGGGTGGGATAGAGGCAGGGGTGACTCTGCCCTCAGGCAGGATCAGGAGGTTCCATGGATCCAAGAGTTTGGCTTCTCCTTCTGCCTGAGACCCTCCAAACCCTGTCTCCTCCCAGGGAAGGGTTTGAGTGAGCCAGCAgggcaccagccctgccagagcctggGGACCAGGAGAAGCTCTCTGGGGCCCTGAGGCTGCTCCCAAAATCTTCTCCCAGTCTAACTGCTAAAGGGCTGCTCTGGTGGAGATGAACATTCTCATTAATTAATTTCAACCACGCTGTTAAAAAACATGCTAAGTAATTCCCCTCaacattcattttaaaattaaaaactctCTGAGGACGATGGGGGGAGGTGAACAGGCATGGGGAGGTTGAGGATCCTGGTTATTTGGCTATTGGAATAATTACCAATATAGCCGGACAGGACATGCCTGGCTTGTCTGGCCCTTGCTGCTTGACCAAAGGTGGCAACTGTGGTgatttcacctcagagacacttttggctggctgtgtgctgcagctggCACTTGGGACAAGTCCAGGTAAGCAGGAGCTCTCAGAggtggagaagctttaaggtgatggtgaaggaaaggagtcggttctgatggagggtttggatccagagctttattctggcccacaggcctctgaatccagcaacagctccaacagaactcaTATCAACCATGCTGTTAAAAAATATGCCAAGTAATTCCCCTCaacattcattttaaaattaaaaaccctTCAAGAACGATGTGGGGAGGTGAACAGGCATGGGGAGAGTAATGACCCTGGTTCTTTGGGGTGGGGAATAACAAGCAGGATGGGACCCCCATGTCCTGCTGAGCCCTGTTTCcccctgcaggcagccctgaCCCTGCACAAGCCGCAGGGCTCGGCCgtgcacagggctgctctggtaGAAATGAACTTTCTGgtagaaattaaattaatttaaaccaTGCTGTTAAAACATATGTTAAGCAATTCCCCTcaacattaattttaaaattgaaaatccTCCGAGGATGATGTGGGGAGTTGAACAGGCACGGGGAGGATGTTGACCCTGGTTCTTTGGGGTGGGGAATAAGAAACAGGGTGGGACCCTGTGCCCCTGCTGAGCCCTGTTTCcccctgcaggcagccctgaCCCTGCACAAGCCGCAGGGCTCGGCCGTGCACATCCACGTGCTGGCCGTGCACCGCACCGTGCgccagcagggcaagggctCCATCCTGATGTGGCGCTACCTGCAGCACCTGCGCTGCCTGCCCTGCGCCCGCCGCGCCCTGCTCATGTGCCAGCCCTTCCTCGTGCCCTTCTACCAGAAGTGCGGCTTCCAGGCGTTGGGGCCCTGCCAGGTGACCGTGGGGGACCTGGCCTTCGTGGAGATGCAGCACGCCGTGCGCGGCCACGCCTTCATGCGCAGGAACAGCGGCTGCTgaggggagctgcagcccctctccGTGCCCACATCCATCATCCCCAGCTGGCCCTGGAaacagctgctccctctgccacATCTGCCTTGCAGCCATGCCAgcctggccccatcccatccctgcagggctgggcacaggagcTCCTGCCACGTCCTGCTGGAAGCatcagctccctgggctgggcacaggaatTCCTGATGGATCCTGCTGGGTCCATCAGCtccctgagctgggcacaggaattcctgctggatCCTGCTGGAAGCATCAGCtccctgagctgggcacaggaattcctgctggatCCTGCTGGAAGCATCAGCtccctgagctgggcacaggaattcctgctggatCCTGCTGGATCCATCATCtccctgagctgggcacaggaattcctgctggat is part of the Zonotrichia albicollis isolate bZonAlb1 chromosome 19, bZonAlb1.hap1, whole genome shotgun sequence genome and encodes:
- the AANAT gene encoding serotonin N-acetyltransferase, which gives rise to MPALSALPFLKPAQLRSPRSPPGGQRRHTLPASEFRCLGPGDAASVFEIEREAFISVSGDCPLHLDEIRHFLNLCPELSLGWFEEGRLVAFIIGSLWDQERLSQAALTLHKPQGSAVHIHVLAVHRTVRQQGKGSILMWRYLQHLRCLPCARRALLMCQPFLVPFYQKCGFQALGPCQVTVGDLAFVEMQHAVRGHAFMRRNSGC